In Methanolobus chelungpuianus, a genomic segment contains:
- a CDS encoding PEF-CTERM sorting domain-containing protein — translation MLKICLTAIQRKTPEFPTVALPVAAILGLAFLMQRRKEE, via the coding sequence ATACTGAAAATCTGCCTCACAGCGATTCAGCGGAAGACCCCCGAGTTCCCGACAGTTGCACTCCCAGTAGCAGCAATCCTCGGTCTTGCATTCCTCATGCAGCGCCGCAAGGAAGAGTAA
- a CDS encoding flavin reductase family protein, translating into MKRSIGAKPFAYPAPAWVIGTYDAFGTPNAATVAWGGICCSNPPCVSISLREATYSYTNIMEKEAFTVNIPSEDHVKETDYCGMASGKNENKFETTGLTPVKSDLVYAPYIAEFPVVIECKLIHSFEIGLHTQFIGEIMDIKADESVIDENGVPDINKVRPLVFGPEARNYYGIGKNLGKAFSIGRELK; encoded by the coding sequence ATGAAAAGATCCATAGGAGCTAAACCGTTTGCTTATCCTGCACCTGCGTGGGTTATTGGCACATATGATGCGTTCGGTACCCCTAACGCTGCAACCGTTGCGTGGGGAGGCATCTGCTGTTCAAATCCACCCTGCGTCAGCATCTCCCTGAGGGAGGCGACCTACAGTTACACCAATATCATGGAAAAGGAGGCCTTTACTGTGAACATCCCTTCCGAAGACCATGTGAAAGAAACGGACTACTGCGGGATGGCAAGCGGGAAGAACGAGAACAAGTTCGAGACCACTGGACTAACTCCTGTAAAAAGCGACCTTGTATATGCACCTTATATTGCAGAGTTCCCTGTCGTGATCGAATGCAAGCTGATCCATAGTTTCGAGATTGGGCTCCATACACAGTTCATCGGGGAGATAATGGATATCAAGGCTGATGAGTCAGTGATAGATGAGAATGGAGTACCTGATATTAACAAGGTGAGGCCCTTGGTGTTCGGCCCGGAGGCCAGGAATTATTATGGAATCGGAAAAAACCTTGGCAAAGCGTTCTCCATCGGAAGGGAATTGAAATAA
- the uppS gene encoding polyprenyl diphosphate synthase, with the protein MLKHIPPWIYKGYERLLTQEVKSARIPRHVAIIMDGNRRYARRLGQMAAFGHMKGANVTEKVIEWSCELGIEHLTIYAFSTENFSRSDEEKDRLFELIRLKFDEIGEDERTHERRMRVHAIGDTDKLPEMLRESIKNVELVTSGYDRFNLNVAIAYGGRQEIVQAVKEIAGMLQKGEIELSNINEDTISSHLYPAGGSALPDVDLIIRTGGDERVSNFLPWQANGNECASYFCAPFWPEFRKIDFLRSIRVYQTRVEEREQHATMRAAHFFKALGKAELTEIRHSTKIEGLHQ; encoded by the coding sequence ATGCTAAAGCACATACCTCCGTGGATCTATAAAGGCTACGAAAGGCTTCTGACACAGGAAGTCAAAAGTGCCCGGATACCAAGGCATGTTGCCATTATAATGGATGGTAATCGCAGATATGCACGCAGACTGGGGCAGATGGCTGCTTTTGGGCATATGAAAGGCGCAAATGTTACGGAGAAGGTTATCGAGTGGTCCTGTGAGCTGGGCATAGAACACCTGACGATCTATGCATTCTCCACAGAGAACTTCAGCCGCTCTGATGAAGAGAAGGATAGGCTATTCGAACTGATAAGGCTGAAGTTCGATGAGATCGGCGAGGATGAGAGAACGCATGAGAGGCGGATGCGCGTACACGCCATAGGGGATACGGACAAGCTGCCTGAAATGCTCCGGGAATCCATAAAGAATGTGGAACTTGTGACGTCCGGATATGACAGGTTCAATCTCAATGTTGCAATAGCTTATGGAGGACGCCAGGAAATAGTACAGGCTGTCAAAGAAATAGCCGGCATGCTCCAGAAAGGGGAGATTGAGCTCAGCAACATCAACGAAGACACAATATCAAGCCACCTCTATCCTGCAGGAGGCTCTGCCCTCCCTGACGTAGACCTTATAATCCGTACAGGCGGCGACGAGCGTGTCTCCAACTTTCTGCCCTGGCAGGCAAACGGGAACGAATGCGCATCTTATTTTTGCGCCCCTTTCTGGCCTGAGTTCCGTAAGATCGATTTCCTGCGCTCCATACGCGTGTACCAGACCCGGGTAGAAGAGAGGGAACAGCATGCAACCATGCGTGCAGCCCATTTCTTTAAGGCATTAGGGAAGGCCGAACTCACAGAGATCAGGCACTCAACGAAGATCGAAGGCCTGCATCAGTGA
- a CDS encoding MFS transporter, whose product MRINTIQFLTNTSHTMSNVFVPIFAASLGASFFEIGLISALFGLTSFVSSFIFGKAADINRLRPIVLIGLAVSGIAFFLQVLAYDALSLALSRALVGFCMSIYPAALTVYIYYQKGSIGKFTSFGSLGWMIGYLLAAVIEDVHFLFILSSVFYFVAFLNALKLRDIEKPSMKISYFSVDTFSRNIGVYLSIFVRHMGAVAVWTILPLYLVRLGATNFWIGVIYAINPLIQFVIMRRMDGLDNEWLVKWGCITSALAFTCYLLAPSFIFVIPGMVCVAFGWSFLYVGGNQLLVERNAEKATATGILNSVIAAASIVGSVAGGIMLEQFGYQETLIFAIVCSMLGMVFFKVRNSSSLTVADKQQTGSSLNE is encoded by the coding sequence ATGCGAATAAACACGATCCAGTTTCTTACGAACACATCGCACACAATGTCCAACGTGTTCGTTCCAATATTTGCAGCTTCTCTTGGAGCTTCCTTTTTTGAAATAGGCCTAATAAGCGCTCTTTTCGGCCTGACTTCTTTTGTGTCTTCTTTCATATTTGGTAAGGCCGCGGACATCAACCGTCTGCGCCCTATAGTGCTGATCGGCCTTGCAGTGTCCGGGATTGCTTTCTTTCTGCAGGTCCTTGCATATGATGCCCTCTCACTCGCGCTTTCCAGGGCTCTCGTGGGTTTCTGCATGAGCATATACCCGGCTGCCCTCACGGTTTATATCTACTACCAGAAGGGCAGTATCGGCAAGTTCACTTCTTTTGGCTCACTGGGGTGGATGATAGGCTATCTGCTTGCGGCTGTGATAGAGGATGTGCACTTTCTGTTCATACTTTCATCTGTCTTCTATTTTGTAGCTTTTCTCAATGCCCTCAAACTAAGGGATATAGAAAAGCCTTCCATGAAAATCAGCTATTTCTCAGTTGACACCTTTTCCCGCAATATCGGAGTATATCTCTCCATATTCGTAAGGCACATGGGTGCAGTTGCTGTCTGGACGATACTTCCTCTTTACCTGGTCCGCCTGGGAGCAACTAACTTCTGGATTGGCGTGATCTATGCAATCAATCCTCTTATCCAGTTCGTTATCATGCGCAGGATGGACGGACTTGATAATGAATGGCTTGTAAAGTGGGGATGTATCACTTCAGCTCTGGCCTTTACCTGCTATCTGCTTGCTCCCAGCTTCATCTTCGTGATACCGGGCATGGTCTGTGTGGCATTCGGGTGGTCGTTCCTCTATGTAGGAGGAAATCAACTGCTTGTGGAGCGTAATGCTGAAAAAGCCACAGCTACGGGTATTCTTAATTCAGTGATAGCTGCCGCCAGCATTGTTGGCTCAGTGGCAGGCGGTATTATGCTGGAGCAGTTCGGATATCAGGAAACTCTGATATTTGCGATAGTATGCTCTATGCTGGGAATGGTGTTCTTCAAGGTAAGGAACAGTTCCTCACTGACAGTTGCTGACAAGCAGCAGACGGGAAGTTCCCTGAACGAGTGA
- a CDS encoding 30S ribosomal protein S4, with the protein MGYPGKKRKSYDTPKHPWQAARMASELELVKKYGLRNKKELWKAHSVLRRYRADARRLLAEGELQGHNKTEADQILARLIRFSMLGTDSNIDDILGLQTSSILERRLQTQVHRLGLARSPKQARQFITHGHIAINGKRVTVPSMLISKDEEMLIDYYGTSPLTSETHPERPAQVASNVAGA; encoded by the coding sequence ATGGGATATCCAGGTAAGAAGAGAAAGAGCTACGACACTCCAAAGCACCCGTGGCAGGCAGCCAGGATGGCAAGCGAACTTGAGCTTGTCAAGAAATACGGTCTCCGTAACAAGAAAGAACTCTGGAAGGCACACAGTGTCCTCAGGAGATACAGGGCAGATGCCCGCAGGCTTCTTGCAGAGGGTGAACTTCAGGGTCACAACAAGACTGAAGCTGACCAGATCCTTGCGAGGCTGATCCGCTTCTCCATGCTCGGCACTGATTCCAATATCGATGACATCCTTGGTCTTCAGACCAGCTCAATCCTTGAGCGTAGGTTGCAGACCCAGGTTCACAGGCTCGGACTTGCACGCAGTCCTAAGCAGGCAAGGCAGTTCATCACCCACGGCCACATTGCGATCAATGGTAAGAGGGTAACCGTTCCAAGCATGCTCATATCAAAGGATGAGGAGATGCTCATTGACTATTACGGTACTTCTCCGCTGACCAGTGAAACCCATCCGGAAAGGCCGGCACAGGTAGCATCTAATGTCGCAGGGGCATGA
- a CDS encoding 30S ribosomal protein S11 — MATNGIWGIAHIKCSFNNTIITVTDITGAETLAKSSGGMVVKAARDESSPYTAMQMASQLADILKDKGIEGIHIKVRAPGGNKQRSPGPGAQAAIRSFARAGIKIGRIQDVTPVPHDGTRPKGGRRV, encoded by the coding sequence ATGGCGACAAACGGAATTTGGGGCATTGCTCACATAAAATGCTCATTCAATAACACTATCATCACGGTGACTGACATTACCGGTGCCGAGACACTGGCAAAGTCATCAGGCGGCATGGTTGTAAAGGCAGCACGTGATGAGAGCTCACCATATACTGCTATGCAGATGGCAAGCCAGCTCGCAGACATACTCAAGGACAAGGGCATCGAGGGAATCCACATCAAGGTACGTGCTCCCGGAGGCAACAAGCAGAGAAGCCCGGGTCCCGGAGCACAGGCTGCTATCAGGTCCTTTGCAAGAGCAGGGATCAAGATCGGCAGAATACAGGATGTAACTCCTGTACCACATGATGGGACACGTCCTAAGGGTGGAAGAAGGGTATAA
- a CDS encoding 30S ribosomal protein S13: MADEEIRHLVRIMNTDLQGSQPVMYALTGIRGIGLRTSRIIVDSTGIDPKGVIGYLPDEDVAKLDAAIADLEKRMPTWMLNRQMDPLSGDDKHLLGQDILLTFREDINNLKKVRAYRGLRHERGLKVRGQRTKSTGRRGSTIGVSKKK, from the coding sequence ATGGCAGACGAAGAAATAAGACATTTAGTCCGTATCATGAATACTGACCTTCAGGGAAGTCAGCCTGTGATGTATGCGCTGACCGGTATACGTGGTATCGGATTGAGGACATCAAGGATTATCGTAGACAGTACTGGTATTGACCCAAAAGGTGTAATAGGCTACCTTCCAGACGAAGATGTTGCAAAGCTGGATGCAGCTATTGCAGACCTTGAGAAAAGAATGCCCACCTGGATGCTTAACAGGCAGATGGACCCTCTGAGCGGAGATGACAAGCACCTGCTTGGACAGGACATACTCCTTACCTTCAGAGAGGACATAAACAACCTTAAGAAGGTCAGGGCTTACCGCGGTCTCAGGCACGAGAGAGGTCTCAAGGTAAGAGGTCAGAGGACAAAATCCACCGGAAGGCGTGGTTCCACCATTGGTGTGAGCAAGAAGAAATAA
- a CDS encoding adenylate kinase, translated as MNVVLFGPPGAGKGTQAKELTKKYSIPHISTGDILRANVRDGTELGMKAKEYMDRGELVPDAVLIGLIKNRLNEPDCKAGYLLDGYPRTIPQADALDTILKEIGKPLDVVVNIEVSDDELVKRLSGRRTCPKCGESYHVMFNPPQKQGICDVCGSQLYQRDDDREEVIRQRLAVYNQKTKPLIDYYVKAGILVNIDGSAGVDEVFRQVSGVMDNYK; from the coding sequence ATGAACGTAGTATTATTCGGTCCGCCTGGTGCCGGGAAAGGTACCCAGGCCAAGGAACTGACCAAGAAATACAGTATTCCCCACATATCCACAGGGGATATCCTGAGGGCAAATGTCCGCGATGGGACCGAACTTGGCATGAAGGCAAAGGAGTACATGGACCGGGGCGAGCTTGTCCCGGATGCCGTACTCATAGGCCTTATAAAGAACAGGCTCAATGAGCCTGACTGTAAGGCCGGCTATCTTCTTGACGGTTATCCCAGAACTATCCCTCAGGCAGATGCGCTTGATACTATATTAAAGGAGATTGGTAAACCCCTGGATGTGGTGGTCAATATTGAGGTCTCGGATGATGAGCTTGTCAAGAGGCTAAGTGGTCGCAGGACATGCCCCAAGTGCGGTGAGAGCTATCATGTGATGTTCAATCCTCCCCAAAAGCAGGGGATCTGCGATGTATGCGGTTCCCAGTTGTACCAGAGGGACGATGACCGGGAAGAGGTTATCAGGCAGAGGCTTGCAGTCTATAACCAGAAGACAAAGCCTCTGATAGATTACTATGTGAAGGCCGGTATCCTTGTCAATATCGACGGCAGTGCCGGTGTGGATGAAGTATTCCGGCAGGTCTCCGGGGTAATGGACAATTACAAGTAA
- a CDS encoding 4Fe-4S binding protein, giving the protein MQGKEGHIAVIGCRRCRKCDSACTCRALYRVDGLARVDYSKCTMCMACVKACPNKALVLID; this is encoded by the coding sequence ATGCAAGGAAAGGAGGGCCATATAGCGGTCATAGGCTGCAGAAGATGCCGGAAGTGTGACAGTGCCTGTACATGCAGGGCCCTGTACAGGGTTGATGGCCTTGCAAGGGTGGATTACAGCAAGTGCACCATGTGCATGGCCTGCGTGAAAGCCTGTCCAAACAAGGCACTGGTCCTTATCGACTGA
- a CDS encoding DNA-directed RNA polymerase subunit D gives MTMEVDVLEMSERSAKFVLSNVSAAFANGIRRAALADVPTLAITYVNIYNNTSVLFDEQLGLRLALIPLAANIEEFVPVEECTCGGSECPGCRVSLTLSAEGPRMVYSGDFVSSDEKVKPADPNIPIIELKEGQKVVLEAIAHVGYGNQHARWQAGVACGYKNMPVVTFTNCDGCGECVEECPQAIIKMGPEGAEISQDDILKCILCKLCQGICEIDAIKVSHDENAFVFTMESDGSYTIQQLIINAGKNIKDKAARMGEILESL, from the coding sequence ATGACAATGGAAGTTGATGTACTGGAAATGTCAGAGAGGTCTGCAAAGTTCGTATTGTCCAATGTGAGCGCAGCTTTTGCAAACGGTATAAGGAGGGCAGCGCTCGCTGACGTACCGACCCTTGCAATAACTTACGTCAACATTTACAACAATACCTCTGTCCTCTTTGATGAACAGCTTGGATTAAGGCTTGCCCTTATTCCTCTAGCCGCAAACATTGAAGAGTTCGTACCTGTTGAAGAGTGTACATGTGGTGGCTCGGAGTGCCCTGGCTGCAGGGTCTCCCTGACACTGAGCGCTGAAGGTCCGAGGATGGTCTATTCAGGTGACTTTGTCTCATCCGATGAAAAAGTGAAGCCTGCAGACCCTAATATTCCTATCATCGAACTGAAGGAAGGCCAGAAGGTCGTGCTTGAGGCAATTGCCCATGTGGGTTATGGCAACCAGCATGCCAGATGGCAGGCCGGTGTTGCGTGCGGATACAAGAACATGCCAGTCGTGACCTTCACAAATTGTGATGGCTGCGGCGAGTGTGTGGAGGAGTGTCCCCAGGCGATCATTAAAATGGGGCCTGAGGGTGCAGAGATATCACAGGATGATATTCTGAAGTGTATACTCTGCAAACTCTGTCAGGGAATCTGTGAGATCGATGCAATCAAAGTTTCTCACGATGAGAATGCCTTCGTTTTCACTATGGAATCGGATGGTTCCTATACGATCCAACAGTTAATTATAAATGCAGGGAAGAACATTAAGGACAAAGCCGCCCGGATGGGGGAAATCCTAGAGTCCCTGTGA
- a CDS encoding DUF2551 domain-containing protein: MFVLETIEERVRDRLIKYLSRDDTGIRKVVLKLFLSGGKFTTGDVYEHLNNADFDVSYRGVSAMVGLMNTRLGILSIDVTGDHNIYLLKEDYRDIVKSVLENY; the protein is encoded by the coding sequence GTGTTTGTACTGGAAACGATAGAAGAGCGAGTAAGGGATAGGTTAATAAAATATCTCAGTCGCGATGATACAGGTATACGTAAAGTAGTATTGAAGTTGTTCCTGAGTGGAGGAAAATTCACTACAGGTGACGTGTACGAACATCTTAACAATGCAGATTTTGACGTTAGCTACAGAGGGGTTTCTGCAATGGTAGGCCTTATGAACACGAGGCTTGGGATTCTCAGTATTGATGTGACCGGAGACCATAACATATATCTTCTGAAGGAAGATTACAGGGATATCGTTAAGTCGGTCCTGGAGAACTATTAA
- a CDS encoding GNAT family N-acetyltransferase — MAVTGGCSFDFSGIRFVEGPVGVDWNEASLLFARAPLGRQRRDPEQLKRAFEASYAVAVAYDRDMLIGMGRALCDGEYQAAIYDVVVLPEYQGKGVGKEIVGRLCGRLPVENIILYSVPGREGFYMRCGFRKMRTAMAKLNPSMSEPDSGYF, encoded by the coding sequence ATGGCTGTTACTGGTGGATGTTCTTTTGATTTCTCCGGGATTCGTTTTGTTGAAGGTCCCGTGGGTGTAGACTGGAACGAAGCTTCCCTATTATTTGCGCGTGCTCCACTGGGCAGGCAAAGACGTGATCCTGAACAATTAAAAAGGGCTTTTGAGGCCAGTTATGCAGTTGCAGTTGCCTATGACCGGGACATGCTCATCGGTATGGGTCGCGCGCTCTGCGACGGTGAGTATCAGGCTGCCATCTATGATGTGGTAGTACTGCCGGAATATCAGGGAAAGGGTGTAGGGAAAGAGATAGTTGGCAGATTGTGCGGAAGACTGCCGGTTGAGAACATTATCCTGTATTCTGTCCCTGGCCGCGAGGGCTTCTACATGAGATGCGGTTTCAGGAAAATGCGTACTGCAATGGCAAAACTGAACCCTTCTATGTCAGAGCCGGATAGTGGATATTTCTGA
- a CDS encoding RNA-guided pseudouridylation complex pseudouridine synthase subunit Cbf5, with product MSSDIRESAGSLPSEYPREMIQKAEATTNPSYGCPPADRPMREYVEMGVVNLDKPGGPTSHEVTAWVKNMLELKRAGHSGSLDPGVTGVQPIMLGRATKCVSALRLSGKEYICHMRLHEPAPEKKVRSVCSEFTGPVFQMPPVISAVKRELRVRMIYYLEVLEVNDKSVLMRVGCEAGTYMRKLCHDIGMALGTGAHMQQLRRTKTGPFREDTLVSLQDLKDAYVFWKEDGDESCLRRVVRPLEEGLAHLPRIVIRDSAVDALCQGAALAVPGIVSLDRNIQKDDQVCIFTLKGEAVSLSRSLMDAREMLSSEHGIAALTERIIMVAGTYPQGWKSKSHET from the coding sequence ATGAGTTCAGACATCAGGGAATCTGCCGGGAGCCTGCCCTCCGAATATCCGCGTGAGATGATCCAAAAGGCTGAAGCAACTACCAATCCTTCCTACGGATGCCCGCCGGCAGATCGTCCAATGCGGGAATATGTGGAAATGGGTGTTGTGAACCTTGATAAGCCGGGCGGGCCCACAAGCCATGAAGTCACTGCATGGGTCAAGAACATGCTTGAGCTTAAGCGTGCGGGTCACTCCGGATCTCTGGATCCGGGCGTCACTGGGGTCCAGCCGATCATGCTTGGCAGGGCTACCAAATGTGTTTCAGCTCTGCGTCTTTCCGGCAAGGAATATATCTGTCACATGCGCCTTCACGAGCCTGCTCCTGAGAAGAAGGTGCGCAGCGTATGTTCTGAATTCACGGGTCCTGTTTTCCAGATGCCTCCTGTCATATCCGCAGTAAAGCGGGAACTGAGGGTCAGGATGATCTATTATCTCGAAGTGCTTGAGGTGAATGACAAGTCGGTACTCATGAGAGTTGGCTGTGAGGCGGGCACTTACATGCGCAAGCTTTGCCACGATATTGGGATGGCCCTTGGCACCGGTGCCCACATGCAGCAATTGCGCAGGACCAAGACCGGTCCTTTCAGGGAGGATACGCTTGTAAGTCTGCAGGATCTGAAGGATGCCTATGTGTTCTGGAAGGAGGACGGCGATGAATCCTGCCTGCGCAGGGTTGTAAGGCCCCTTGAGGAAGGCCTGGCCCATCTGCCCCGAATTGTCATCCGCGACAGCGCCGTAGATGCCCTCTGCCAGGGTGCCGCACTTGCTGTGCCCGGAATAGTTAGCCTTGACCGGAATATTCAAAAAGATGATCAGGTATGCATCTTCACTTTAAAAGGCGAGGCTGTCTCCCTGTCAAGGTCCCTCATGGATGCCAGGGAAATGCTTAGTTCGGAGCATGGTATTGCCGCTCTGACCGAAAGAATAATAATGGTTGCTGGCACTTATCCGCAAGGCTGGAAGAGCAAATCCCACGAAACATAA
- a CDS encoding radical SAM protein: MSEVNNTGSFHTYLSEGCRLCQQGAKMVLFVTGVCHRDCFYCPVSAERRKDVVFANERAVNCDQDVIEEARIMDALGTGITGGEPLLVPERVLRYIRLLRSEFGRGHHIHLYTSVAPDMDTVSRLAEAGLDEIRFHPPVSMWGELGTSPYAASIGYARQCNIEAGIEVPAIEGIEEVAAFAREMDCFLNLNELEFSDSNAGAMNLKGFVLEGDISNAVAGSMGLARDMFRKGGAGKVHFCSSTYKDAVQLRERLVRVARNTARAFDEITEEGTVVYGQILCKDAEAAQEVTELLTEEGILPEMMEVRGLSVETAWWVLEDVAELVRENTEDVSIVERYPFENGFVVEKIPL, encoded by the coding sequence ATGAGCGAAGTGAACAATACAGGATCATTCCACACATATCTTTCAGAAGGCTGCAGGCTATGCCAGCAGGGTGCCAAGATGGTGCTCTTCGTCACTGGGGTGTGCCATAGGGATTGCTTCTACTGCCCGGTTTCCGCCGAGAGGCGAAAGGATGTGGTCTTTGCTAATGAAAGGGCTGTCAACTGCGACCAGGACGTGATAGAAGAGGCACGCATCATGGACGCCCTTGGCACAGGGATTACAGGTGGGGAGCCTTTACTCGTGCCTGAGAGAGTGCTTCGCTACATCAGGCTCCTGAGATCGGAGTTTGGACGGGGGCATCACATCCACCTGTACACATCCGTTGCACCTGATATGGACACTGTCAGCAGGCTCGCCGAAGCAGGACTGGATGAGATAAGGTTCCACCCTCCCGTTTCTATGTGGGGGGAGCTTGGAACAAGCCCTTATGCTGCTTCCATAGGATATGCCAGGCAGTGCAATATCGAAGCGGGAATAGAAGTTCCTGCCATTGAGGGCATAGAAGAGGTCGCAGCTTTTGCCAGGGAAATGGATTGTTTCCTGAATCTCAACGAGCTGGAGTTTTCAGATTCTAATGCAGGAGCTATGAATCTTAAAGGTTTTGTACTTGAAGGAGACATATCTAATGCTGTTGCCGGTTCAATGGGACTTGCAAGGGACATGTTCCGCAAAGGCGGTGCAGGGAAAGTGCACTTCTGTTCATCAACATACAAGGACGCCGTACAACTGAGGGAACGCCTTGTGCGTGTCGCCCGCAACACTGCAAGGGCGTTCGATGAAATAACAGAAGAAGGAACCGTTGTTTACGGGCAGATCCTTTGCAAGGATGCTGAGGCTGCCCAGGAAGTAACGGAATTGCTCACAGAAGAAGGAATACTTCCGGAGATGATGGAGGTAAGAGGTCTTTCTGTTGAAACAGCCTGGTGGGTACTTGAAGATGTCGCTGAGCTGGTGAGAGAGAACACTGAGGATGTGTCCATTGTGGAGAGATATCCTTTTGAGAATGGGTTTGTAGTGGAGAAGATACCCCTATAA
- a CDS encoding DUF106 domain-containing protein — protein MAAAEYKKQMERALLALGISLMIGIVILGQEFRDSLGSAVGFIMDPLVNLLGANNFHIVLFIMAAITALYATLIQKYTMDWELMRNVQEKMRVFQKEFREAQLSNNTSLMKKMEGQRAEMMTEQLEMSKQQFKPMAYISIISLPLFMWAYFYIKSHEAAFMVFPFWGEHLLTDTILGPFQYWIFWYFIASLAVSQLMRKALDVGGI, from the coding sequence TTGGCAGCTGCCGAGTATAAGAAACAGATGGAGCGGGCCTTGCTCGCTCTGGGTATTTCCCTGATGATAGGCATAGTTATCCTGGGACAGGAGTTCAGGGACTCCCTGGGAAGTGCTGTAGGATTTATAATGGATCCTTTGGTCAACCTGCTGGGAGCTAACAACTTTCACATTGTATTATTCATAATGGCAGCCATAACTGCCCTCTATGCAACGCTTATCCAGAAATACACCATGGACTGGGAGCTCATGCGCAATGTCCAGGAAAAGATGCGCGTCTTCCAGAAAGAGTTCAGGGAGGCCCAGCTTTCCAATAACACTTCCCTGATGAAGAAGATGGAAGGCCAGCGTGCTGAAATGATGACGGAACAGCTTGAGATGTCCAAGCAGCAGTTCAAGCCGATGGCATATATCAGTATAATATCACTGCCACTTTTCATGTGGGCATACTTCTATATCAAGAGCCACGAAGCTGCATTCATGGTCTTTCCTTTCTGGGGAGAGCATCTGCTTACAGACACAATACTCGGTCCTTTCCAGTACTGGATATTCTGGTATTTCATAGCATCCCTGGCAGTAAGCCAGTTGATGAGAAAGGCACTTGATGTCGGTGGAATCTAA
- the cmk gene encoding (d)CMP kinase → MLLTISGLPGSGTTTVSRILSQKHGLEMVSAGEVFRSLAKEYGMTLAEFGELAESDDSIDLEIDARQKEIAGTRDNIILEGRLAGHMAPHALKIWIKAPVELRVRRVVARESGSFEQKLEETKQREASEAIRYSTIYGINIGDLSAYDLVIDSARWDQFQVADIISCAVERFSGQ, encoded by the coding sequence TTGCTGTTGACAATAAGTGGCTTACCGGGCAGTGGTACAACCACTGTTTCCCGCATCCTTTCCCAGAAACATGGACTGGAGATGGTTTCTGCAGGCGAGGTGTTCCGTTCCCTTGCGAAAGAGTATGGTATGACCTTGGCAGAGTTCGGTGAACTGGCAGAATCGGATGATTCCATCGATCTTGAGATTGACGCGCGTCAGAAAGAGATTGCCGGTACAAGGGACAACATAATACTTGAAGGGAGGCTGGCGGGTCATATGGCACCACATGCTCTCAAAATATGGATCAAAGCTCCCGTGGAGCTAAGGGTCAGGCGTGTAGTTGCACGTGAATCCGGTTCCTTTGAACAGAAACTTGAAGAAACGAAACAGCGTGAAGCATCGGAAGCTATCCGGTACAGCACAATCTATGGTATTAATATAGGGGACCTTTCAGCCTATGACCTGGTCATTGATTCTGCCAGATGGGATCAGTTCCAGGTGGCTGATATCATCTCCTGTGCAGTTGAACGCTTTTCCGGGCAGTAG